The genomic interval CTCCGAGATGGGCAAGATGGGCTATACCGCTGTTAGTTGCAGACATAGCAGAGAAAAATTCTATTGCTCCAATAAATATCAAAAAATGCTTCATCTTCATTGGGAAAAGAAAATAGATTAGAATTTGCCTTTCAGGATAATAAAGTCCATAAGCAAGCAATATGCCGTAAATTGCGCCTGATGCTCCAATTATTGGAGTTGTTGAAGAGGCAGTGAATATTGTTGAAGAAATTCCGGCCCATATTGCGCAAAGGAAATAGTATTTCAAGAAAAATTCTTGTCCCCATCTTCTTTCTAAATCACAGCCAAACATCCATAGGGCAAACATATTGAAAAGAATGTGGAAAAAACCGCCGTGTAAAAACTGATAAGTAAACAATTGCCAAACATATAATTGACTAATGACCAATTTTGGTATGAGCCCAAAAAGAAGAATTATCTGGCTCGATGTTATCTGCTGAAAGAGAAAAACTCCTGCATTGATATAAATCAATTTTTTTACCGTCGGTGTAATAGAGGGACCAAATGTGTATGCAGGACCTTGTCTGTAATAATAACTATTCATTCATTAACCTTTTCAATTTTACACTGAAGATGGCGGTGTTGCAGATGTGCCTTCAAGCATATCGATTATAGCTTTTATTCGTTCTTTTGTCGGTAATTCATAAGGACATTTTTCCTCACATTGGCCGCATTCAACACATTGTTTTAGAGACGGCAATAAGCGTTGTCCCATTTGCAATGTGTAGGATACATCATCGTTCAATTCTCTCCCATAACATTTCTGATAAATCATATGGACAAAAGGAATCATTATGTTTTGGGGACATGGTTGACAATAAGCGCATCGTCTGCAAAAGTCTTTTCCTAAAGCTTCCACTGATTTTTCGAGTTTTTCCAATTCTTCATCGGTGAGTTCTTTTCTTTCACTTATTGTTCTGAAATTCTCGACAAGCTCTGTCATCTTTGACATACCGACTACTATGACATCGACAGGATGAGATTCAAAAAAACGAAGCGCTAAATCAGTTTCCTCAATCATTCCGCCTGCTAAGGGTTTCATTATGGTCGATGCAATCTTATTTTCCTGTATTGCAGGAATAAGTTTTTCGAGTGGTTCTTGTTCAATTACATTAAAGGGGAAAAAAATCATTTCAAAAACACCTTTTTTGGCGGCTTCTGCCATTGTTAGATGATTATGACCAGTTATAAGAAGATGCTTGACCTTTCCTTCTTCTTTTGCTTTTTGCAGTAGCTCGAGATGTTTACCCATAATCAGGTCGAGCTCTTCTAATTTGTTGACGCTATGAAAACCGTAGAAATCAAAATAATCGACTTTTATCGTTTTTAAGCTTGTTTCAAGGTCTTCAATGAATTTATCTGCTCCCTGTTTCCAAGAAAAAGCGCGGCTTGTGAGGATTACTTCATCTCTTCGTTTTGGTATGACGCGTGAAAGTTTTTCTTCGCTGTCCTGATAGGCGCGTGCAGTGTCTATATAGTTTATTCCCATATCGATGGCGGCATTGACAAGCTTTTCTGATTCTTCACCGCTTATTCGAGGAAGATGCATTGCGCCAAAACCGAGTTTACTTGCTTCAAGGCCTGTATTTCCAAGTTTTACTTTTTTCATTATTCCCCTCCGAAGTGTTCCCTTTATTATTCTTAATTTAATAAACAA from Candidatus Schekmanbacteria bacterium carries:
- a CDS encoding rhomboid family intramembrane serine protease; translated protein: MNSYYYRQGPAYTFGPSITPTVKKLIYINAGVFLFQQITSSQIILLFGLIPKLVISQLYVWQLFTYQFLHGGFFHILFNMFALWMFGCDLERRWGQEFFLKYYFLCAIWAGISSTIFTASSTTPIIGASGAIYGILLAYGLYYPERQILIYFLFPMKMKHFLIFIGAIEFFSAMSATNSGIAHLAHLGGMVFGYIYLKRGGRGGGRGLFKDLYLKLKYWWIRRKLTVLSDDDDFNENDRYYH